In the Quercus lobata isolate SW786 chromosome 5, ValleyOak3.0 Primary Assembly, whole genome shotgun sequence genome, one interval contains:
- the LOC115991938 gene encoding mitogen-activated protein kinase kinase kinase 18-like — translation MKKAESEAKPMAEASSYGNGETWVRGPLLGKGAYGSVFLANSKKPKSRFHCFPSTMAVKSAEVSLSASLQKEKEVHNNVQGCPFVIHCFGEEITTQENGENMVYNLLFEYASGGTLCGLIEKTGGSGLPESDVKRYAKSILQGLSHVHDCGYVHCDLKPENVLLVSAATGESFVAKIGDLGLARRSEQRKKGRLDYLRGTALYMAPETVIESVQDPKSDIWAFGCVVCEMLTGKSPWDKEEELNTEELLGVIGNERVLPIIPSGISKEARDFLKACLVRKPMFRFTAEMLLDHPFLAGVDEPELPAVPSSSWTEAEFELGGYSFSDDDDSTSCSFSGDDEDFGVEFVVSSDDEDFEVEFFVSSDDEAAVVGQKRKRVAFDDDHKFRTVAQSNLKFPTSFVPVGA, via the coding sequence ATGAAGAAAGCAGAGTCAGAGGCAAAGCCAATGGCAGAGGCAAGCTCGTATGGCAATGGAGAAACCTGGGTGAGAGGCCCATTGCTGGGCAAAGGAGCTTATGGGTCTGTATTTCTTGCCAATTCCAAGAAACCCAAATCGCGTTTTCACTGTTTCCCTTCAACCATGGCTGTCAAATCCGCCGAAGTTTCACTTTCCGCTTCGCTTCAGAAAGAGAAGGAGGTTCACAACAATGTTCAAGGCTGCCCTTTTGTTATTCACTGCTTCGGCGAAGAGATCACTACTCAAGAAAATGGGGAGAACATGGTTTACAACTTGCTGTTCGAGTACGCTTCTGGAGGAACTTTGTGCGGTTTGATCGAGAAAACTGGTGGGTCTGGATTGCCTGAGTCCGATGTTAAGCGCTACGCGAAATCGATACTACAAGGGCTTAGTCATGTTCATGATTGTGGTTACGTGCACTGCGATTTGAAGCCTGAGAATGTGTTGCTTGTGAGTGCTGCTACTGGCGAAAGTTTTGTGGCGAAGATAGGGGATTTAGGGTTGGCTAGGAGGTCAGAGCAGAGAAAGAAGGGGAGGTTGGATTACTTGAGGGGCACGGCATTGTATATGGCACCTGAAACTGTGATTGAGAGTGTGCAAGACCCGAAGTCTGATATTTGGGCTTTTGGGTGTGTGGTGTGTGAAATGCTTACTGGGAAATCTCCTTGGGATAAAGAGGAAGAGTTGAATACAGAGGAGCTTTTGGGGGTTATAGGCAATGAGCGTGTATTGCCTATAATTCCAAGTGGGATTTCGAAGGAGGCAAGGGATTTCTTGAAGGCTTGTCTTGTGAGGAAACCCATGTTCAGGTTCACGGCTGAGATGCTTTTGGATCATCCTTTTCTCGCCGGTGTGGATGAACCTGAACTACCCGCTGTTCCTAGTTCTTCTTGGACCGAGGCTGAATTTGAGCTTGGTGGTTATTCTTTTTCGGATGATGATGATTCGACCTCTTGTTCATTTTCAGGAGATGATGAAGATTTTGGAGTAGAATTCGTTGTGAgctcagatgatgaagattttgaagtagaattttttGTGAGCTCAGATGATGAAGCGGCTGTTGTCGGTCAGAAGAGGAAAAGGGTTGCATTTGATGATGACCATAAATTTAGGACAGTAGCACAGTCTAATTTGAAGTTTCCAACTTCATTCGTACCTGTTGGAGCTTAA